In uncultured Methanobrevibacter sp., the following are encoded in one genomic region:
- a CDS encoding histidine kinase dimerization/phosphoacceptor domain -containing protein gives MRVEKEYRQLESIEEIRIFNASQNDFYKPAPKEFDVEDLEFQELINNIPVEIHCLIPYEGGKDFIIQSIGNFTLDRYNCTLDDVKGRLFSKLSPLFYEILHDELVDVYNNHVSKDIRFVYYYKNKLSKLSTAKIVFDAGKIFVTTNNIDTKTSNRVDLEYRDFDEDKNDIIENFSQTGSYYRVNGKYVWSQGIYNIINRAKEESDDYFNIVFDLVIPEDKHIVNKIFDITNNDTAQCEEVIRIKTKDGILKTIEVNVYSYFDESGIIVRQGMMNDITQYANDEITKPVDFLLDGFKDRTKLALLIEPLNVKQYKFSKGFYYLIEKDYEEYVHSRDIFKNITDKDTVRRLEKLVDGEIDKIDETFCFYVGGNPNKRKVVNLYLERFEYGNTTHSLGFLTDITEERIKQEQLMASNDNRLILIKEIHHRVKNNLQILSSFLNLEKRAYKDNPNLIIEHMQTRLNSLALLHEKTYNSKDFKNINLKDYLIDHDRKMINVVDFPKNIEFETYVDEDLELSLQVITPLLLIIDEITMNAIKHAFPNKTSANNKITKEIRSVGNDTAELIIKDNGVGIDDSDNISSNLGCEIIKSLTKQLGGHISLIKQEKGTAYKLIFSTQMEHTIE, from the coding sequence ATGAGAGTAGAAAAAGAATATCGTCAATTGGAAAGTATTGAAGAAATTCGTATTTTTAATGCTAGTCAAAATGATTTTTATAAACCCGCCCCTAAGGAGTTTGATGTTGAAGATTTGGAATTTCAAGAACTCATAAACAATATTCCAGTTGAAATTCATTGTTTGATTCCTTATGAGGGGGGTAAGGATTTTATTATCCAAAGTATAGGTAATTTTACTCTTGATAGATATAATTGCACTCTTGATGATGTGAAAGGAAGATTATTCAGTAAATTATCTCCATTATTTTATGAAATTTTACATGACGAGTTAGTTGATGTCTATAATAATCATGTCAGTAAGGATATAAGGTTCGTATACTATTATAAAAATAAATTATCAAAATTGAGCACTGCTAAAATAGTTTTTGATGCTGGAAAAATTTTTGTAACTACCAACAATATTGATACAAAGACAAGCAATCGTGTTGATTTGGAATATCGGGATTTTGATGAAGATAAAAATGATATAATAGAAAATTTCTCCCAAACTGGTAGCTATTATAGGGTCAATGGAAAATATGTCTGGTCACAGGGTATATATAACATTATAAACCGTGCAAAAGAAGAATCCGATGACTATTTCAATATTGTTTTTGATTTGGTGATACCTGAAGACAAACACATTGTAAATAAGATTTTTGACATTACAAATAATGATACTGCCCAATGTGAGGAAGTTATCCGCATTAAAACTAAAGATGGTATCCTAAAAACGATAGAAGTTAACGTTTATTCCTATTTTGATGAGTCAGGCATTATCGTTCGCCAGGGCATGATGAATGACATAACCCAATATGCCAATGATGAAATTACAAAACCTGTTGATTTCTTATTGGATGGATTTAAAGACCGCACTAAATTGGCTTTGTTGATTGAGCCTTTAAATGTTAAACAATACAAATTTTCAAAAGGTTTTTATTATCTTATTGAAAAGGATTATGAGGAGTATGTTCATTCTAGAGATATCTTTAAAAATATAACTGACAAAGATACTGTTAGACGTTTGGAAAAATTGGTTGATGGTGAAATTGATAAAATTGATGAAACTTTTTGTTTTTATGTTGGTGGAAATCCAAACAAGAGGAAAGTCGTTAATTTGTATCTTGAACGTTTTGAATATGGGAATACCACTCACAGTCTCGGTTTTTTAACAGACATTACTGAAGAAAGAATTAAACAAGAACAATTGATGGCATCCAATGATAATAGATTGATTTTAATTAAGGAGATTCATCATAGGGTTAAAAACAACCTGCAAATTCTAAGCAGTTTTTTAAATCTCGAAAAAAGAGCATACAAAGATAATCCTAATTTAATCATAGAACATATGCAAACACGTTTAAATTCACTTGCATTACTTCATGAAAAGACTTATAATTCTAAAGATTTTAAAAATATTAATTTGAAAGATTATCTGATTGATCATGATAGAAAGATGATAAATGTGGTTGATTTTCCTAAAAACATTGAGTTTGAAACTTATGTTGATGAAGATTTGGAATTGTCTCTTCAAGTCATAACTCCTCTGCTTCTAATCATTGATGAAATAACAATGAATGCCATTAAACATGCATTCCCGAATAAAACCTCTGCCAACAATAAAATAACTAAGGAAATAAGAAGTGTTGGTAATGATACTGCGGAGCTAATTATAAAAGATAATGGTGTTGGTATTGATGACTCAGACAATATCAGTTCAAATTTAGGCTGTGAAATAATCAAAAGTTTAACCAAACAGTTGGGAGGACATATAAGTCTGATTAAACAAGAGAAGGGCACTGCATATAAGTTAATTTTCTCAACTCAAATGGAACACACTATTGAATGA
- a CDS encoding DUF4013 domain-containing protein: MVSKKRIVIITFLTFLSLILVGTFEGICAIIIMLIYIILYISYGMQFTREVINGGQSLPKFDFRSIPLGIKATTVFFVYGGIQTLFLFVISRLFNFPTFDFEEFFLKLPETIHLIYTHNPVSSILFFLLSIITLYIGVFFMEIALAQLADGGKFIDAFNLKLIKGYIDKIGWVNYATDYTAVLLILVVLESFEFVPVFSVVMVTLSYSLIFIVEYNAIGLIFRKTKT; encoded by the coding sequence ATGGTCAGCAAAAAACGCATAGTCATTATAACTTTTCTGACATTCTTAAGTTTAATTTTAGTGGGAACTTTTGAGGGTATATGTGCCATTATAATTATGTTAATATATATAATTTTATACATTTCATATGGGATGCAATTTACTAGGGAAGTGATAAATGGTGGGCAATCCCTACCTAAATTTGATTTTAGGAGTATTCCATTGGGTATAAAGGCGACAACCGTATTTTTTGTTTATGGGGGTATTCAAACTCTGTTTTTGTTTGTCATTTCTCGATTGTTCAATTTTCCAACTTTTGATTTTGAGGAGTTTTTTTTGAAACTTCCAGAAACAATTCATTTGATTTACACTCATAATCCTGTCAGTTCAATATTGTTTTTTTTGTTAAGCATAATTACTCTTTACATTGGCGTATTTTTCATGGAAATTGCTTTGGCTCAACTGGCTGATGGAGGTAAGTTTATCGATGCGTTCAATTTAAAATTGATTAAAGGTTACATTGATAAAATTGGGTGGGTAAATTATGCTACTGATTACACTGCCGTTTTGTTAATTTTAGTTGTTTTGGAGTCATTTGAATTTGTACCGGTTTTCAGTGTTGTTATGGTTACTTTGTCATATTCATTGATTTTCATTGTTGAGTATAATGCAATTGGATTGATATTCAGAAAGACTAAAACTTAG